The window GCGCGACGGGGACGTGCCTGGGGGGCCTGCTCGGCTTTCCAACATCGTCTTCATGGGGATGGGGGAGCCGCTCGCCAACTACAACCGGGTGGTGGGGGCCATCCGGCGGCTCACTGATCCCGAGCCCGATGGGCTGGGGCTGTCCCAGCGTGGGATCACTGTCTCGACGGTCGGGCTCGTCCCGGCCATCCACCGGTTCGCCGACGAGGGCTTCAAGTGCCGGCTCGCCATCTCGCTGCACGCGCCCGACGACGAGCTGCGCGACACCCTCGTCCCCGTGAACACGCGGTGGAAGGTGCGCGAGGTGCTCGACGCCGGGTTCGAGTACGTCCAGAAGTCGGGCCGTCGGCTGTCCATCGAGTACGCCCTCATCCGGGACATCAATGACCAGGCCTGGCGTGGTGACCGGCTCGGGCGGCTGCTCAAGGGCAAGCCGGTGCATGTGAATCTGATTCCGCTCAACCCGACGCCCGGCTCGAAGTGGACCGCTTCCCGGCCCGAGGACGAGAAGGCGTTCGTCGAGGCCATCGCCGCCCATGGTGTGCCGGTGACCATTCGGGACACCCGTGGTCAGGAGATCGACGGGGCGTGTGGGCAGCTCGCGGCGACCGAGCGGTAGTCTGACCCCCGTAAGATCGCAGTAAGTACATCTTCATATTCCGACAGGGGAGCGCCACAGCGCTGAGAGTGCGGCACCGGCCGCAGACCCTCCGAACCTGGCCCAGGTCATTCTGGGTAGGGAGATCGGTCACCACTCGAGCTGTTGCGCCCTGCCCGGAGACTTCCAGAGGTTCCGGGCAGGGCCGCGTCTCTTCCTGGTCAACCCCAGGAGGAATTCAGTGAGCATCACCAAGAAGGCCAAGGCCACGGTTTTCGCCGTCGGGTTCGGTCTCGTCGCGCTGCCCGCGTTGGCCGCGTGCGGGTCGTCCGACAGTGACGGCGGCAGCGACAGTGGCAGCGGCGGCGGTTCCAAGACCGTCACGCTCGTCAGCCACAACTCGTGGGCCGTCTCCAAGTCCGTCCTGGCTGCCTTCGAGAAGCAGTCCGGCTACAAGGTCAAGGTCCTGGAGGACGGCGACGCCGGACAGGCCGTCAACAAGGCGATCCTGACCAAGGACAACCCGCAGGGCGACGTCTTCTTCGGCGTCGACAACACCCTGCTGTCGCGGGCGCTGGACAACGAGCTGTTCCAGTCGTACGAGCCCAAGGGATCCGACCTGATCCTGCCCGAGTACCGGGCCGACCAGGACCAGCACCGGGTCACGCCGATCGACACCGGCGACATCTGCGTCAACTACGACAAGGCGTACTTCAGCGAGCACAAGCTGACCCCGCCGACGTCGTACGACGATCTGGTCAAGCCCGCGTACAAGGACCTCCTCGTCACCGAGAACGCCTCCACCTCCTCGCCCGGGCTCGGCTTCCTGCTCGGCACCGCCGCGAAGTACGGCGACGACGGCTGGCAGGACTACTGGAAGAAGCTGAAGGCCAACGGCGTGAAGGTCGTCGACGGCTGGGAGCAGGCCTACAACGAGGAGTTCTCCGGCTCGGCCGGCGGCAAGAAGGCCAAGGCCGACCGGCCGCTCGTCGTGTCGTACGCCTCCTCGCCGCCCGCCGAGGTGATCTACGGCGACCCGAAGCCGACCACCGCGCCCACCGGTGTCGCGGCGGGCACCTGCTTCCGCCAGGTCGAGTACGCGGGCCTGCTGAGCAACGCCGAGAACGCCGCGGGCGGCAAGGCGCTCCTCGACTTCATGCTCACCAAGACGTTCCAGGACGACATGCCGCTCAACATGTTCGTCTACCCGGTGCGGGAGGCCGCCCAGGTGCCCGAGGAGTTCGTGAAGTACGGACCGCAGGCCAAGAACCCCGAGACCATGGACCCGGCGAAGATCGCCGACAACCGTGACGACTGGGTCAAGTCGTGGACCTCGCTCGTACTGAAGTAGCCGAAGCAGTCCCGCGTAAGGGACGCGCGCGGAGCGTGGCGGTGCGGCTCGGCCTCGTCGCCGCGCCCGTCGTGTTCTTCGGGCTCTTCTTCGCCTACCCGGTCGCCGCGATCGTCGCGCGCGGGCTGAAGGTCGACGGGGTCTGGCAGTTCGGGCGCCTGGCGGACGTGCTCGGAGAGTCCGACATCCGGCACGTGCTGTGGTTCACCACCTGGCAGGCGCTCGCCTCCACCGCGCTGACCCTGCTGATCGCGCTGCCGGGCGCCTACGTCTTCGCCCGTTTCGACTTCCCCGGCAAGCAGGTCCTGCGGGCCGTGGTGACCGTCCCCTTCGTGCTGCCGACGGTCGTCGTCGGTACGGCGTTCCTCGCGCTCGTCGGCCGCGGCGGACTGCTCGACGAGCTGTGGGGCGTACGGCTCGACACCACCGTGTGGGCCATCCTGCTCGCGCACGTCTTCTTCAACTACGCCGTCGTCGTACGGACGGTCGGCGGGCTCTGGTCGCAGCTCGACCCGCGGCAGGAGGAGGCCGCGCGGATGCTGGGGGCGTCGCCTCTGAAAGCCTGGCGTCAGGTCACCCTCCCCGCCCTGGCGCCTGCCGTGGCCGCCGCCGCGCTCATGGTCTTCCTGTTCACCTTCACCTCCTTCGGTGTCGTCCAGATCCTCGGCGGGCCGACCTTCTCGACCCTTGAAGTG of the Streptomyces sp. T12 genome contains:
- a CDS encoding thiamine ABC transporter substrate binding subunit; the protein is MSITKKAKATVFAVGFGLVALPALAACGSSDSDGGSDSGSGGGSKTVTLVSHNSWAVSKSVLAAFEKQSGYKVKVLEDGDAGQAVNKAILTKDNPQGDVFFGVDNTLLSRALDNELFQSYEPKGSDLILPEYRADQDQHRVTPIDTGDICVNYDKAYFSEHKLTPPTSYDDLVKPAYKDLLVTENASTSSPGLGFLLGTAAKYGDDGWQDYWKKLKANGVKVVDGWEQAYNEEFSGSAGGKKAKADRPLVVSYASSPPAEVIYGDPKPTTAPTGVAAGTCFRQVEYAGLLSNAENAAGGKALLDFMLTKTFQDDMPLNMFVYPVREAAQVPEEFVKYGPQAKNPETMDPAKIADNRDDWVKSWTSLVLK
- the rlmN gene encoding 23S rRNA (adenine(2503)-C(2))-methyltransferase RlmN, with the protein product MPKPGELTFVAPRGAKKPPRHLADLTPGERKDAVAAIGEKPFRAKQLSQHYFARYAHDPEQWTDIPAGSRAKLREELFPELMTVVRHLSTDQGDTRKTLWRLFDGTLVESVLMRYPDRVTMCISSQAGCGMNCPFCATGQAGLDRNLSTAEIVHQIVDGMRALRDGDVPGGPARLSNIVFMGMGEPLANYNRVVGAIRRLTDPEPDGLGLSQRGITVSTVGLVPAIHRFADEGFKCRLAISLHAPDDELRDTLVPVNTRWKVREVLDAGFEYVQKSGRRLSIEYALIRDINDQAWRGDRLGRLLKGKPVHVNLIPLNPTPGSKWTASRPEDEKAFVEAIAAHGVPVTIRDTRGQEIDGACGQLAATER